Proteins from one Telopea speciosissima isolate NSW1024214 ecotype Mountain lineage chromosome 1, Tspe_v1, whole genome shotgun sequence genomic window:
- the LOC122644661 gene encoding photosystem I reaction center subunit XI, chloroplastic — protein sequence MAAASPMASQLKSNFTTPLTRGLLSPKGISGTPLRVLPSKRKPCFSIKAVQAEKPTYQVIQPINGDPFIGSLETPVTSSPLIAWYLSNLPAYRTAVNPLLRGVEVGLAHGFLLVGPFVKTGPLRNTEYAGAAGSLAAAGLVIILSMCLTIYGVASFNEGEPSIAPSLTLTGRKKEPDQLQTADGWAKFTGGFFFGGISGVTWAYFLLYVLNLPYYVK from the exons ATGGCTGCTGCTTCCCCCATGGCCAGCCAACTGAAGAGCAACTTTACCACCCCCCTTACAAGAGGACTTCTCTCTCCCAAGGGTATCTCTGGAACTCCTTTGAGGGTATTGCCTTCCAAGAGAAAGCCTTGCTTCAGCATCAAAGCTGTCCAGGCAGAAAAG CCAACATACCAAGTGATTCAACCAATTAATGGAGATCCATTCATTGGAAGCTTGGAGACTCCAGTAACATCAAGTCCTTTGATTGCTTGGTACCTTTCCAACCTGCCAGCTTATCGGACGGCAGTGAACCCACTTCTAAGAGGTGTTGAAGTGGGCTTGGCCCATGGGTTTCTCTTGGTTGGGCCTTTTGTTAAGACTGGACCTTTGAGGAACACTGAATATGCAGGAGCAGCTGGGTCTCTTGCAGCAGCAGGACTTGTTATTATATTAAGCATGTGCTTGACAATCTATGGAGTTGCTTCATTCAACGAAGGAGAGCCTTCAATTGCTCCCTCATTAACCTTGacaggaaggaagaaggaacctGATCAGTTACAAACTGCTGATGGGTGGGCCAAGTTCACTGGAGGGTTCTtctttggtggaatttctggTGTCACCTGGGCTTACTTCCTTCTCTACGTTCTAAACCTGCCTTACTACGTTaagtag